One region of Xylanimonas ulmi genomic DNA includes:
- a CDS encoding LCP family protein, with amino-acid sequence MSSTAKALSVVGVLVLLLAGAGVGAVLWFQHSLDRNIERLGDPFADLPERPDPAPADPHAPNEAVNILVLGSDSRISAGDPAHWQQGAQRTDTIMLVHLPADREAAQVVSIPRDSWVPIPGHGEAKINAAFSFGGPSLMIQTVEQLTGVRIDHFVVTDFESFKSMTDALGGVQIRVPQDIGDGRQVFFTAGVHQMSGEEALKYVRQRHGLVNGDFGRVQRQQNWMRAILAKVNNNRNDVGKMTSFFTTVSQSVAADDGFTIQRMRDLYMSARGLATNDVTFMTAPNSGTGRSADGQSIVVLDRAKLDPLMASFANDTATEFVEQHADSLNVLPATVR; translated from the coding sequence ATGAGCAGCACGGCGAAGGCGCTGAGTGTCGTCGGCGTGCTCGTCCTTCTCCTCGCCGGGGCGGGCGTGGGCGCCGTGCTGTGGTTCCAGCACAGCCTCGACCGCAACATCGAGCGGCTCGGCGATCCGTTCGCTGACCTGCCCGAACGCCCGGATCCCGCGCCTGCGGACCCCCATGCGCCCAACGAGGCCGTCAACATCCTGGTGCTCGGGTCGGACTCCCGGATCAGCGCCGGCGACCCGGCGCACTGGCAGCAGGGCGCCCAGCGCACCGACACGATCATGCTTGTGCACCTGCCCGCGGACCGCGAGGCGGCCCAGGTCGTGTCCATTCCGCGCGACTCGTGGGTGCCGATTCCGGGGCACGGCGAGGCCAAGATCAACGCGGCGTTCTCGTTCGGGGGGCCGTCGCTGATGATTCAGACGGTTGAACAGCTCACCGGCGTTCGCATCGACCATTTCGTGGTCACCGATTTCGAGTCGTTCAAGAGCATGACGGACGCACTCGGCGGCGTGCAGATCCGCGTCCCGCAGGACATCGGCGACGGCCGCCAGGTGTTCTTCACCGCCGGGGTGCACCAGATGTCGGGGGAGGAGGCGCTCAAGTACGTGCGCCAACGCCACGGACTGGTCAATGGGGACTTCGGCCGCGTGCAGCGCCAGCAGAACTGGATGCGCGCGATCCTGGCCAAGGTCAACAACAACCGCAACGACGTCGGCAAGATGACCAGCTTCTTCACCACGGTCAGCCAGTCGGTCGCCGCGGACGACGGCTTCACCATCCAGCGCATGCGCGACCTGTACATGAGCGCGCGCGGGCTGGCCACCAACGACGTCACGTTCATGACGGCGCCCAACTCCGGCACCGGGCGCAGCGCCGACGGGCAGTCGATCGTGGTGCTCGACCGGGCCAAGCTCGACCCGCTGATGGCCTCGTTCGCCAACGACACCGCCACCGAGTTCGTGGAGCAGCATGCCGACTCCCTCAACGTGCTGCCCGCCACCGTGCGGTAG